One Bacillus amyloliquefaciens DSM 7 = ATCC 23350 DNA window includes the following coding sequences:
- the purR gene encoding pur operon repressor — MKFRRSGRLVDLTNYLLTHPHELIPLTFFSERYQSAKSSISEDLTIIKQTFEQQGIGTLLTVPGAAGGVKYIPKVKQAEAEAFIQELGQSLVNPERILPGGYVYLTDILGKPSVLSNAGRLFASVFAEREIDVVMTVATKGIPLAYAAASYLNVPVVIVRKDNKVTEGSTVSINYVSGSSNRIQTMSLAKRSLATGSNVLIIDDFMKAGGTINGMISLLDEFNANVAGIGVLVEAEGVNERLVDEYMSLLTLSTINMKDKTIEIQNGNFLRFFKEQHLKNGETEK, encoded by the coding sequence ATGAAGTTTCGTCGCAGCGGCAGATTGGTGGACTTAACAAATTATTTGTTAACCCATCCGCATGAATTAATACCGTTAACGTTTTTCTCAGAACGGTATCAATCAGCAAAGTCATCAATCAGTGAAGATTTAACAATTATTAAACAGACCTTCGAACAGCAAGGCATTGGGACGCTGCTTACAGTGCCGGGAGCTGCCGGAGGCGTCAAATATATTCCGAAAGTAAAACAGGCTGAAGCAGAAGCGTTTATACAGGAGCTGGGACAGTCTTTAGTAAATCCTGAGCGTATCCTTCCGGGCGGTTATGTATATTTAACGGATATCTTAGGCAAACCTTCTGTCCTCTCTAATGCAGGCAGGCTTTTTGCTTCCGTTTTTGCGGAGCGGGAGATTGATGTGGTGATGACCGTTGCGACAAAAGGAATCCCTCTTGCTTACGCAGCGGCCAGTTATCTGAACGTTCCGGTTGTCATCGTACGAAAAGACAATAAAGTGACGGAAGGCTCTACAGTGAGCATCAATTATGTATCAGGGTCGTCTAACCGCATTCAAACAATGTCGCTTGCGAAAAGAAGTTTGGCCACGGGGTCGAACGTTTTGATTATTGACGACTTTATGAAAGCCGGCGGCACAATTAACGGCATGATCAGCCTGCTTGATGAGTTTAATGCGAACGTCGCGGGTATAGGCGTCTTGGTTGAAGCTGAGGGAGTGAATGAACGGCTTGTCGATGAATACATGTCGCTGCTTACCCTTTCAACCATCAACATGAAAGACAAAACGATTGAGATTCAAAACGGCAATTTTCTGCGATTTTTTAAAGAACAGCATTTAAAGAATGGGGAGACAGAAAAATGA
- the glmU gene encoding bifunctional UDP-N-acetylglucosamine diphosphorylase/glucosamine-1-phosphate N-acetyltransferase GlmU yields the protein MDKRFAVILAAGKGTRMKSKLYKVLHPVCGKPMVEHVADEALKLSLAKLVTIVGHGAEDVKKQLGQKSDYAIQAEQLGTAHAVKQAKPFLHGEKGVTIVICGDTPLLTAETMEAMLNEHTNKGAKATVLTAVAEDPAGYGRIIRSEDGAVQKIVEHKDASEQERLVKEINTGTYCFDNEALFRVIEQVSNENAQGEYYLPDVIEILKDEGETVAAYQTGNFQETLGVNDRVALSQAEMYMKERINKRHMQNGVTLIDPMNTYISPDARIGQDTVIYPGTVLKGQAEIGDECVIGPHTEIEDSSIGSRTVIKQSVVNRSKVGNDVNIGPFAHIRPDSAIGNEVKIGNFVEIKKTQFGDRSKASHLSYIGDAEVGTDVNLGCGSITVNYDGKKKYLTKIEDGAFIGCNSNLVAPVTVGEGAYVAAGSTVTEDVPGEALAIARARQVNKEDYVKNIHKK from the coding sequence ATGGATAAGCGGTTTGCAGTGATTTTAGCTGCCGGAAAAGGAACGAGAATGAAATCGAAGCTTTATAAGGTCCTTCATCCGGTATGCGGAAAGCCTATGGTAGAGCACGTCGCAGACGAAGCTCTGAAATTATCTTTAGCGAAGCTTGTCACCATCGTAGGACACGGCGCCGAAGATGTGAAGAAGCAGCTCGGACAGAAAAGCGATTACGCAATCCAAGCAGAACAGCTCGGTACGGCTCATGCAGTCAAGCAGGCAAAACCATTTCTTCACGGGGAGAAGGGTGTCACGATCGTTATTTGCGGCGATACACCGCTTCTGACGGCGGAGACGATGGAAGCCATGCTGAATGAACATACAAACAAAGGTGCGAAAGCCACGGTTTTAACGGCCGTTGCCGAAGATCCCGCCGGATACGGAAGAATTATCCGCAGCGAAGACGGCGCCGTTCAAAAAATCGTGGAGCATAAGGATGCTTCGGAGCAAGAACGTCTTGTGAAAGAAATCAACACGGGAACGTACTGTTTTGATAACGAGGCTCTTTTTCGTGTCATCGAACAGGTTTCGAATGAAAATGCCCAAGGCGAGTATTACCTGCCGGATGTTATCGAAATCCTCAAAGACGAAGGCGAAACTGTTGCCGCTTACCAGACTGGTAACTTCCAAGAGACGCTCGGAGTGAATGATAGAGTCGCTCTTTCTCAGGCTGAAATGTATATGAAAGAGCGTATCAACAAACGTCATATGCAAAACGGAGTCACTTTAATTGATCCGATGAATACGTACATCTCACCTGACGCACGTATCGGACAAGATACAGTTATTTATCCCGGAACTGTGTTAAAGGGACAAGCTGAAATCGGCGATGAATGTGTCATCGGCCCTCACACTGAGATAGAGGACAGCTCAATCGGCAGCCGTACTGTGATTAAACAATCCGTTGTCAATCGGAGCAAAGTTGGGAATGATGTAAATATCGGTCCATTTGCTCACATCAGACCCGATTCTGCAATCGGCAATGAAGTGAAAATCGGCAACTTTGTTGAAATCAAGAAAACACAATTCGGCGACCGAAGCAAAGCATCTCACTTAAGCTATATCGGTGATGCCGAAGTAGGTACGGACGTGAATCTGGGCTGCGGCTCCATCACGGTCAATTATGACGGGAAGAAAAAATATTTAACCAAAATTGAAGACGGCGCTTTTATAGGCTGCAACTCCAATCTGGTAGCTCCTGTTACAGTGGGAGAAGGCGCGTACGTCGCTGCGGGTTCAACCGTAACAGAAGATGTGCCGGGCGAAGCGCTTGCCATTGCCAGAGCAAGACAAGTAAATAAAGAAGATTATGTGAAAAACATTCATAAAAAATAA
- the ispE gene encoding 4-(cytidine 5'-diphospho)-2-C-methyl-D-erythritol kinase, whose protein sequence is MRILEKAPAKINLSLDVTSKRPDGYHEVEMIMTTIDLADRIELTELPENVIRVASHNRFVPDDQRNLAYQAAKLLKERYQVKKGVSIMITKVIPVAAGLAGGSSDAAATLRGLNRLWDLKLSVEELAELGAEIGSDVSFCVYGGTALATGRGEKIRHISAPPHCWVVLAKPTIGVSTAEVYRRLNLQQVRHPDVQAMIDAIEEKSFQKVCGQLGNVLESVTLNLHPEVAMIKNQMKRFGADAVLMSGSGPTVFGLVQYESKVQRIYNGLRGFCDQVYAVRMIGEQNALD, encoded by the coding sequence ATGCGTATTTTAGAAAAAGCGCCGGCCAAAATCAATCTGTCCCTCGATGTAACGAGTAAACGCCCGGATGGTTATCATGAAGTGGAGATGATCATGACGACAATTGATTTGGCAGATCGGATTGAACTGACAGAACTGCCCGAAAACGTGATCAGAGTGGCGTCGCATAATCGCTTTGTTCCCGATGATCAGCGGAATCTGGCTTATCAGGCAGCCAAACTGCTCAAAGAACGGTACCAAGTCAAAAAAGGCGTTTCTATTATGATTACAAAAGTGATACCTGTAGCAGCAGGGCTTGCCGGCGGAAGCAGCGATGCAGCAGCCACGCTCAGAGGGCTGAACAGACTCTGGGATTTAAAGCTTTCTGTTGAAGAGCTCGCGGAGCTTGGGGCTGAAATCGGTTCAGACGTGTCCTTCTGTGTATACGGCGGAACTGCCCTGGCAACAGGACGCGGTGAGAAGATCAGGCATATCAGTGCTCCGCCTCATTGCTGGGTCGTGCTTGCCAAACCGACGATTGGGGTATCGACTGCCGAAGTGTACCGCCGGCTGAACTTGCAGCAGGTTCGGCATCCGGATGTACAAGCGATGATTGACGCAATTGAAGAAAAAAGTTTCCAAAAGGTTTGCGGACAATTAGGAAACGTATTGGAATCGGTTACGCTCAACCTTCATCCCGAGGTGGCGATGATTAAAAATCAAATGAAACGCTTCGGCGCTGACGCGGTGTTAATGAGCGGAAGCGGACCGACTGTATTCGGTTTGGTTCAATACGAATCAAAGGTGCAGCGGATTTATAACGGGTTAAGAGGTTTCTGTGATCAGGTGTACGCGGTGCGGATGATCGGCGAACAGAATGCTCTTGATTAA
- a CDS encoding ribose-phosphate diphosphokinase encodes MSNEYGDKNLKIFSLNSNPELAKEIADNVGVQLGKCSVTRFSDGEVQINIEESIRGCDCYIIQSTSAPVNEHIMELLIMVDALKRASAKTINIVIPYYGYARQDRKARSREPITAKLFANLLETAGATRVIALDLHAPQIQGFFDIPIDHLMGVPILGHYFEGKDLKDIVIVSPDHGGVTRARKLADRLKAPIAIIDKRRPRPNEVEVMNIVGNVEGKTAILIDDIIDTAGTITLAANALVENGAAEVYACCTHPVLSGPAVERINNSKIKELVVTNSIKLPEEKKIERFKQLSVGPLLAEAIIRVHEKQSVSYLFS; translated from the coding sequence ATGTCTAACGAATACGGAGATAAGAATTTAAAGATTTTTTCTTTGAATTCAAATCCAGAACTTGCAAAAGAAATCGCGGATAATGTAGGAGTTCAATTAGGAAAGTGCTCTGTTACAAGATTTAGTGACGGAGAGGTCCAGATCAACATAGAAGAAAGTATTCGCGGCTGTGATTGCTACATCATCCAGTCTACAAGTGCGCCGGTCAACGAGCACATCATGGAATTGCTGATTATGGTTGACGCTTTAAAGCGCGCTTCCGCGAAAACAATCAACATTGTCATCCCGTACTACGGTTATGCGCGCCAGGACAGAAAAGCAAGATCACGTGAACCGATTACGGCAAAACTTTTTGCAAACCTGCTTGAAACAGCGGGAGCGACACGCGTAATCGCACTTGATTTACACGCGCCGCAAATTCAAGGTTTCTTTGATATTCCGATTGACCACTTAATGGGTGTTCCGATTTTAGGCCATTATTTTGAAGGTAAAGACTTGAAAGATATTGTTATTGTTTCACCTGACCACGGCGGTGTGACGCGCGCCCGCAAACTTGCGGACCGTCTGAAAGCGCCGATCGCGATTATCGACAAACGCCGTCCTAGACCGAATGAGGTAGAAGTGATGAACATCGTCGGTAACGTGGAAGGAAAAACAGCGATTCTGATCGATGATATTATTGATACGGCCGGCACAATCACACTTGCCGCAAACGCGCTGGTTGAAAACGGAGCTGCGGAAGTGTATGCATGCTGTACGCACCCTGTATTGTCAGGCCCTGCCGTTGAGCGGATCAATAACTCTAAAATCAAGGAGCTTGTCGTGACGAACAGCATTAAGCTTCCTGAGGAGAAAAAAATCGAACGCTTTAAACAGCTTTCTGTCGGACCGCTTCTGGCTGAAGCGATTATCCGCGTTCACGAGAAACAATCTGTCAGCTATTTATTCAGCTAA
- the spoVG gene encoding septation regulator SpoVG, which produces MEVTDVRLRRVNTDGRMRAIASITLDHEFVVHDIRVIDGNNGLFVAMPSKRTPDGEFRDIAHPINSSTRGKIQDAVLNEYHRLGDSEALEYEEAGAS; this is translated from the coding sequence GTGGAAGTTACTGACGTAAGATTACGCCGCGTGAATACCGATGGTCGCATGAGAGCGATTGCATCCATCACGCTGGATCACGAATTTGTCGTACATGATATTCGTGTGATTGATGGAAACAATGGTCTTTTCGTTGCGATGCCGAGTAAACGCACCCCTGATGGAGAATTCCGCGATATTGCTCATCCTATTAATTCCAGCACGCGGGGCAAGATCCAGGATGCTGTTTTAAATGAGTACCATCGCTTGGGTGATTCTGAAGCATTAGAATATGAAGAAGCCGGGGCTTCTTAA
- the yabG gene encoding sporulation peptidase YabG, whose amino-acid sequence MQFQIGDMVARKSYQMDVLFRIIGIEQTSKGNSIAILHGDEVRLIADADFSDLEPVRKDEQAVRKQKDESRMNESLELLRQDYKLLREKQEYYATNQYQHQEHYFHMPGKVLHLDGDEAYLKKCLNFYEKIGVPVYGIHCHEKKMAASIEELLDKYRPDILVITGHDAYSKHKGGVNDLSAYRHSKHFVETVQRARRKVPHLDQLVIFAGACQSHFESLIRAGANFASSPSRVNIHALDPVYIVAKISFTPFMERINVWDVLRNTLTREKGLGGIETKGVLRVGMPYKSNG is encoded by the coding sequence GTGCAATTTCAAATAGGAGATATGGTAGCCAGGAAATCCTATCAAATGGATGTTTTATTTCGCATTATCGGCATAGAGCAAACAAGCAAAGGAAATTCAATTGCCATCCTGCATGGTGACGAAGTCAGATTGATTGCGGATGCTGATTTTTCTGATTTAGAGCCTGTAAGAAAAGACGAACAGGCCGTGAGAAAGCAGAAAGATGAAAGCAGGATGAATGAATCTCTCGAGCTGCTCCGCCAGGATTATAAGCTGCTTCGGGAAAAACAGGAATATTACGCGACAAATCAATATCAGCATCAGGAGCACTACTTTCATATGCCCGGCAAGGTATTGCATCTGGACGGCGATGAGGCTTATTTGAAAAAGTGCCTGAACTTTTACGAAAAAATCGGTGTGCCTGTATACGGGATTCATTGCCATGAGAAAAAAATGGCGGCCTCAATAGAGGAGCTGCTCGACAAATACCGGCCGGATATTTTAGTCATCACCGGTCACGATGCTTATTCCAAGCATAAGGGAGGCGTGAACGATTTAAGCGCCTACAGGCATTCCAAACATTTTGTCGAAACCGTTCAACGAGCGAGGCGGAAAGTCCCTCACTTGGACCAGCTGGTGATATTCGCGGGTGCCTGCCAATCCCATTTCGAGTCTTTAATCAGAGCGGGTGCGAATTTTGCAAGTTCACCGTCACGCGTCAACATCCATGCGCTTGACCCGGTCTATATTGTCGCAAAAATCAGCTTCACTCCGTTTATGGAGCGGATCAATGTGTGGGATGTCCTGAGAAACACTCTGACACGAGAGAAAGGGCTGGGAGGAATTGAAACGAAAGGTGTGCTGCGTGTCGGTATGCCGTATAAATCAAATGGATGA
- a CDS encoding G5 and 3D domain-containing protein gives MRDTLKVFDLRDGRVDSILDTLYNLSEEKEAFFITQKMKKLFSVKLGKSKVILIAAIILLGGTGTAYGAHELSKQSVSVSINGKKKQIRTHAKTVGELLEDLHIKTRNEDRITPSKQTALADNMNVVYEAAKQIRVTRGGEEKTLWSTAKTVGAFLDEQHTPVNQHDKIDPAADTKVTNGMKVTVDPAFQVTVNDAGKKKKIWTTSTTVADFLTQHKMDMKDEDKVKPALHEKLTKDQAGIQITRIEKVTDVVEEKIAYQVKEKEDASLDSGEEKIVQKGKEGKLKKHFHVVKENGKEVSRKLVKEETSEKSKDQIIAVGTKRHSPKIEQLSAKASSGEAGSSGKVITVSSTAYTASCSGCSGHTATGVNLTSNPNAKVIAVDPSVIPLGTRVHVDGYGDAVAADTGSAIKGRRIDVFFPEKSSAYRWGKKQVKIKILN, from the coding sequence ATGAGGGATACGCTGAAGGTTTTTGATCTTCGAGATGGGAGGGTTGACAGCATTTTAGATACTCTATATAATCTCTCCGAGGAGAAGGAGGCGTTTTTCATCACACAAAAAATGAAAAAACTGTTTTCCGTAAAGCTTGGTAAAAGCAAGGTTATTCTTATTGCAGCTATTATTCTGCTGGGAGGAACCGGGACTGCATACGGGGCGCATGAGCTCTCAAAACAATCAGTCTCTGTTTCCATCAACGGCAAGAAAAAGCAAATACGCACTCATGCAAAAACAGTTGGGGAACTTCTGGAAGATTTACATATAAAGACGAGAAATGAAGACCGGATTACCCCCTCTAAGCAGACAGCATTGGCAGACAACATGAATGTCGTGTATGAAGCTGCAAAGCAGATCCGCGTGACAAGAGGCGGAGAAGAAAAGACTTTATGGTCAACGGCAAAAACAGTCGGCGCATTTCTAGACGAACAGCATACACCTGTGAATCAGCACGATAAAATAGATCCGGCAGCAGATACGAAAGTGACAAACGGCATGAAAGTCACGGTAGATCCGGCTTTTCAGGTCACTGTAAATGATGCGGGAAAGAAAAAGAAAATATGGACGACTTCGACTACGGTCGCTGACTTTTTAACGCAGCATAAGATGGACATGAAAGACGAAGATAAAGTAAAACCGGCATTACACGAAAAGCTCACAAAAGATCAAGCCGGCATACAAATCACTCGTATCGAAAAAGTCACCGATGTAGTTGAGGAAAAAATAGCGTATCAAGTGAAAGAAAAAGAAGATGCGTCACTCGACAGCGGGGAAGAAAAGATCGTTCAAAAAGGAAAAGAAGGCAAGCTTAAAAAGCATTTTCATGTTGTTAAAGAAAATGGAAAAGAAGTATCGAGAAAGCTTGTTAAAGAAGAAACATCTGAAAAAAGCAAAGACCAGATCATTGCGGTCGGCACAAAGCGGCACAGTCCCAAGATTGAGCAGCTCAGTGCAAAGGCATCTTCGGGCGAAGCCGGATCTTCCGGTAAAGTGATTACCGTGTCTTCCACGGCATATACCGCAAGCTGCAGCGGCTGTTCCGGCCATACGGCTACAGGCGTTAACCTGACAAGTAATCCGAATGCCAAAGTCATTGCGGTAGACCCAAGCGTCATTCCGCTCGGCACAAGAGTCCACGTAGACGGATATGGGGACGCTGTGGCCGCTGACACAGGCTCGGCCATTAAAGGAAGACGGATTGATGTCTTTTTCCCTGAAAAATCTTCGGCTTACCGCTGGGGGAAAAAACAGGTCAAAATAAAAATCTTAAATTAA
- a CDS encoding small, acid-soluble spore protein, alpha/beta type: MGRRRGVMSDEFKYELAKDLGFYDTVKNEGWGGIRARDAGNMVKRAIEIAEQQMAAQNQNNR, translated from the coding sequence TTGGGCAGACGTCGTGGAGTTATGTCAGATGAGTTCAAATATGAGCTGGCAAAGGACCTTGGTTTTTACGATACGGTGAAAAACGAGGGCTGGGGAGGCATTCGGGCGCGCGATGCCGGGAATATGGTAAAGCGCGCAATCGAGATTGCCGAACAGCAGATGGCGGCTCAGAACCAAAATAACCGATAA
- the rnmV gene encoding ribonuclease M5, which produces MKIKEIIVVEGRDDTARIKLAVDADTIETNGSAIGDEVIRQIRLAQETRGVIVLTDPDFPGEKIRKTISEAVPGCKHAFLPKHLAKPKNKRGIGVEHASIESIRACLENVHEEMEAKPSEISAEDLIQAGLIGGPAAKRRRERLGDLLKIGYTNGKQLQKRLQMFQIKRSDFIDALDAMMQEEQDEQ; this is translated from the coding sequence ATGAAAATTAAAGAAATTATTGTAGTCGAGGGACGCGATGACACCGCGCGCATAAAACTTGCCGTTGATGCGGACACGATCGAGACGAACGGTTCAGCGATCGGAGACGAAGTCATCAGGCAGATTCGGCTGGCGCAGGAAACGAGAGGGGTCATCGTGCTGACGGACCCGGATTTTCCCGGGGAAAAGATCCGGAAAACCATTTCTGAAGCAGTGCCCGGCTGTAAACACGCATTTCTGCCCAAACATCTTGCCAAACCGAAAAACAAGCGCGGAATAGGCGTTGAGCACGCATCCATTGAAAGCATCAGAGCATGTCTGGAAAATGTGCATGAAGAGATGGAGGCAAAGCCGAGTGAGATTTCAGCTGAAGATTTAATACAGGCCGGTCTGATCGGCGGGCCGGCTGCTAAAAGACGCCGCGAACGTTTGGGCGACCTGCTGAAAATCGGATATACAAACGGCAAACAGCTTCAAAAACGGCTGCAAATGTTTCAAATCAAAAGAAGTGATTTTATTGATGCGCTCGATGCTATGATGCAGGAGGAACAGGATGAACAATAA
- a CDS encoding 50S ribosomal protein L25/general stress protein Ctc codes for MATLKANERTDFKRSTLRKIRHSGHVPGIIYGKETTNTPVSLDSVELLKTLRDEGKNTIITIDVNGNQQSVMVTELQTDPLKNELTHADFQVVNMSEELEAEVPIQLTGEAKGVKDGGIIQQPLHELSIKAKPKDIPQTIDVDISGLEMNDVLTIADLTADGNYTFTNDPEEVVASILPPKQEAFEEDAEPSPEEEPEGENQ; via the coding sequence ATGGCAACTTTAAAAGCAAATGAAAGAACAGATTTTAAACGTTCGACGCTTCGGAAAATCCGTCATTCAGGACACGTTCCGGGGATTATATACGGTAAAGAAACAACGAATACACCTGTCTCTTTAGACAGTGTCGAATTGCTTAAAACATTGCGGGACGAAGGAAAAAACACGATTATCACAATTGATGTCAACGGAAATCAGCAATCGGTTATGGTGACTGAGCTTCAGACAGACCCGCTCAAAAACGAATTGACGCACGCCGATTTTCAAGTCGTGAATATGAGTGAAGAGCTGGAGGCTGAGGTGCCGATTCAGCTGACGGGAGAGGCGAAAGGAGTCAAAGACGGAGGTATCATCCAGCAGCCGCTGCATGAGCTTTCGATTAAGGCTAAACCGAAGGACATCCCTCAGACAATCGATGTTGATATTTCCGGACTGGAAATGAATGATGTGCTGACCATCGCGGATCTGACTGCTGACGGCAATTATACATTTACGAACGATCCGGAAGAAGTCGTGGCTTCCATCCTTCCTCCTAAGCAGGAAGCATTCGAAGAAGATGCAGAACCATCTCCTGAGGAAGAGCCCGAAGGAGAAAATCAATAA
- the rsmA gene encoding 16S rRNA (adenine(1518)-N(6)/adenine(1519)-N(6))-dimethyltransferase RsmA: protein MNNKDIATPIRTKEILKKYGFSFKKSLGQNFLIDTNILDRIVDHAEITDRTGVIEIGPGIGALTEQLAKRAKKVVAFEIDQRLLPILNDTLSPYDNVTIIHHDVLKADVKSVIEEQFQDCDEIMVTANLPYYVTTPIIMKLLEEHLPLKGIVVMLQKEVAERMAADPSSKEYGSLSIAVQFYTEAKTVMTVPKTVFVPQPNVDSAVIRLLLRDGPAVDVDNESFFFQLIKASFAQRRKTLLNNLVNNLPGGKEKKPQIEEVLQETNIDGKRRGESLSIEEFALLSNGLYKALF from the coding sequence ATGAACAATAAAGATATCGCGACACCTATCAGAACGAAGGAAATTCTGAAAAAGTACGGTTTCTCTTTTAAAAAGAGTCTTGGACAGAATTTCTTAATTGACACAAACATATTGGACAGGATTGTGGACCATGCAGAAATAACGGATCGGACCGGTGTGATTGAAATCGGGCCCGGAATCGGCGCGCTGACAGAGCAGCTTGCCAAACGGGCGAAAAAGGTCGTCGCGTTTGAAATTGATCAGCGCCTCCTGCCCATTCTCAATGACACGCTGTCTCCTTATGACAATGTAACGATCATTCATCATGATGTGCTGAAAGCAGACGTTAAGTCAGTTATTGAAGAGCAGTTTCAGGACTGTGATGAAATTATGGTGACGGCGAATCTCCCGTATTATGTGACGACACCGATCATCATGAAGCTTTTGGAAGAACATCTTCCGTTAAAAGGAATTGTCGTGATGCTGCAAAAAGAGGTCGCTGAGCGGATGGCCGCAGATCCTTCCTCTAAGGAGTATGGATCTCTTTCCATTGCGGTTCAGTTCTACACGGAGGCCAAGACCGTCATGACCGTGCCGAAAACGGTGTTTGTGCCTCAGCCTAATGTCGATTCCGCGGTCATCCGGCTTTTGCTGCGTGACGGCCCGGCGGTGGACGTCGACAATGAATCATTTTTCTTCCAGCTGATTAAAGCAAGCTTCGCTCAGCGCCGGAAAACTTTGCTGAACAACCTTGTGAACAATCTCCCGGGCGGAAAAGAGAAAAAACCTCAAATTGAAGAAGTCCTTCAAGAAACGAATATTGACGGAAAGCGGCGCGGTGAATCCCTGTCTATAGAAGAATTCGCGCTCCTGTCCAACGGATTGTATAAAGCCCTTTTCTAA
- the ridA gene encoding 2-iminobutanoate/2-iminopropanoate deaminase has product MTKAIHTKHAPAAIGPYSQGIIVNNMFYSSGQIPLTAEGEMVNGDITEQTHQVFSNLKAVLKEAGASLETVVKATVFIADMEQFAEVNEVYGQYFDVHKPARSCVEVARLPKDALVEIEVIALVKS; this is encoded by the coding sequence ATGACAAAAGCAATCCATACGAAACACGCGCCGGCAGCCATCGGGCCATATTCACAAGGCATCATCGTAAATAACATGTTTTACAGCTCAGGCCAGATTCCTCTTACTGCTGAAGGAGAAATGGTAAACGGTGATATCACAGAACAAACGCATCAGGTGTTCAGCAATTTAAAGGCCGTCCTCAAAGAAGCGGGTGCTTCTCTCGAAACGGTTGTAAAAGCAACGGTGTTTATTGCTGACATGGAGCAGTTTGCGGAAGTGAATGAAGTGTACGGACAATACTTTGATGTACATAAGCCGGCAAGGTCTTGTGTGGAAGTGGCGAGACTGCCGAAAGACGCTCTCGTGGAAATTGAAGTCATTGCGCTGGTGAAATCTTAA
- a CDS encoding TatD family hydrolase, which translates to MLFDTHAHLNAEQFDTDLEEVIARAKAEKVERIVVVGFDKPTITRAMELIEEYHFIYAAIGWHPVDAIDMTEEDLTWIKELSSHEKVVAIGEMGLDYHWDKSPKDIQKEVFRKQIALAKEVNLPIIIHNRDATEDVVTILKEEGAEEVGGIMHCFTGSAEVARQCMDMNFYISFGGPVTFKNAKKPKEVAKEIPNDRLLIETDCPFLTPHPFRGKRNEPSYVKYVAEQLAELKGLTYEEIASITTENAKRLFRMN; encoded by the coding sequence ATGCTTTTTGATACACATGCGCACTTAAACGCCGAGCAATTCGACACAGATCTTGAGGAAGTCATTGCTCGTGCAAAGGCTGAAAAGGTTGAACGAATTGTCGTTGTCGGATTCGACAAACCCACTATCACGCGGGCGATGGAACTGATTGAGGAATATCACTTTATATACGCTGCGATCGGCTGGCATCCGGTAGATGCAATCGACATGACAGAAGAAGATTTAACGTGGATTAAGGAACTGTCCTCTCACGAAAAAGTCGTGGCAATCGGAGAAATGGGCCTTGATTATCACTGGGACAAATCACCAAAGGATATTCAAAAAGAGGTGTTCCGAAAACAAATCGCGCTCGCCAAGGAAGTGAACCTTCCAATCATCATTCACAATCGCGATGCAACGGAAGATGTTGTCACGATTTTGAAAGAAGAGGGGGCTGAAGAAGTCGGCGGTATTATGCACTGCTTTACGGGCAGCGCGGAGGTTGCGCGGCAGTGTATGGATATGAATTTCTATATCTCATTCGGCGGACCGGTCACCTTCAAAAATGCGAAGAAACCAAAAGAAGTGGCAAAGGAAATTCCGAATGACCGCTTGCTGATTGAAACGGACTGCCCTTTCCTGACACCGCATCCTTTCCGCGGCAAACGGAATGAGCCAAGCTACGTGAAATATGTTGCGGAACAGCTCGCTGAATTAAAAGGACTGACGTATGAAGAAATTGCTTCGATTACAACTGAAAATGCAAAAAGACTTTTCCGCATGAACTGA
- the veg gene encoding biofilm formation stimulator Veg, which translates to MAKTLSDIKRSLDGNLGKRLTLKANGGRRKTIERSGILAETYPSVFVIQLDQDENSFERVSYSYADILTETVELTFNDDAASSVAF; encoded by the coding sequence ATGGCGAAGACGTTGTCCGATATAAAAAGATCGCTTGATGGGAATTTAGGTAAACGGCTTACGTTAAAAGCAAACGGCGGCCGCCGAAAAACGATTGAGCGTTCGGGCATTTTAGCTGAGACGTACCCTTCTGTTTTTGTGATACAACTAGATCAAGACGAGAACTCGTTTGAAAGAGTTTCATACAGTTATGCTGATATTCTTACTGAGACTGTTGAATTGACATTCAATGATGATGCGGCAAGCTCAGTAGCATTTTAA